In Sphaeramia orbicularis chromosome 5, fSphaOr1.1, whole genome shotgun sequence, a genomic segment contains:
- the LOC115418892 gene encoding ubiquitin-conjugating enzyme E2 C, with product MASQNMDPAAASSTAALKGNTSGTTSAKGSVTKRLQQELMTLMMSGDKGISAFPESDNLFKWRGTIEGPRGTVYEGLQFRLSLEFPGGYPYRAPDVKFVTPCFHPNVDEQGFICLDILKDKWSALYDVRSILLSIQSLLGEPNNESPLNPTAAELWDNQEAFRAHLHSTLQK from the exons ATGGCCTCTCAGAACATGGATCCTGCAGCAGCCTCGTCCACAGCAGCCCTGAAAGGCAACACCAGTGGTACCACCTCAGCTAAAGGATCAGTCACCAAACG GCTGCAGCAGGAGCTGATGACTCTAATG ATGTCGGGTGATAAAGGAATATCAGCATTTCCAGAGTCGGATAATCTTTTTAAATGGCGTGGAACCATTGAGGGACCACGGGGGACG GTGTACGAGGGCTTGCAGTTCCGCCTCTCCTTGGAGTTCCCTGGTGGTTATCCATACCGGGCTCCTGACGTGAAGTTCGTCACTCCATGTTTTCATCCCAACGTGGACGAACAGGGCTTCATCTGCCTCGACATCCTGAAGGACAAGTGGTCGGCGTTGTACGACGTCCGCTCCATCCTGCTGTCCATCCAGAGCCTGCTGGGAG agcCGAACAATGAGAGTCCTCTGAACCCGACTGCTGCTGAACTTTGGGACAATCAAGAAG cttttagaGCTCACCTCCACTCGACCCTCCAGAAGTGA
- the polr2j gene encoding DNA-directed RNA polymerase II subunit RPB11-a encodes MNAPPAFESFLLFEGEKKISITKDTKVPNACLFTLNKEDHTLGNIIRAQLLKDPQVLFAGYKVPHPLEHKIVIRVQTTPDYSPQEAFTNAITDLISELSLLEERFRVAIKDKQEGIE; translated from the exons atgaacgCGCCTCCAGCCTTcgagtcttttcttcttttcgaAGGAGAAAAGAAAATTAGCATTACCAAAGACACGAAAGTACCGAACGCATGTTTATTCACCCTTAACAAGGAGGACCACACTCTGGGAAACATTATCCGAGC tcagcTGTTGAAGGATCCTCAGGTTCTATTTGCTGGTTACAAAGTTCCTCATCCACTGGAACATAAGATCGTCATCAGAGTCCAGACCACACCTGACTACagtccacag GAGGCGTTCACCAATGCCATCACTGACCTGATCAGCGAGTTGTCGCTGCTGGAAGAACGATTCCGAGTTGCCATCAAAGACAAACAGGAGGGAATCGAGTGA
- the LOC115419984 gene encoding regulator of G-protein signaling 9-binding protein, with translation MSRWCRSVDELATRRRQQSECERAQEALCKVTSCFQQLATSLGASADCSFLREEMDETRALAHRISSGLSRRLIRLLSDSDSAPTGQEDRQVSERLWVLFLSVLESFLSDLRKASDLIRQFPLGQRSDRRSLVNAGCLDGVVGVAARVASVQAPWLTLEEESIPDLTNHITGLEAILSDMQLRVPVPFWSVEATQPLWVEAATELDEPEHSLEDLMEVEVVSDGNKMATCCQPPCCVLGCVG, from the exons ATGAGTCGATGGTGTCGTTCGGTGGACGAGTTGGCGACGAGGCGGCGGCAGCAGAGTGAGTGTGAGCGTGCTCAGGAAGCTCTCTGCAAGGTCACTTCCTGTTTCCAGCAGCTGGCGACGTCACTCGGGGCATCAGCTGACTGCAGCTTCCTGCGAGAAGAGATGGATGAAACGAGAGCCCTCGCACATCGCATCAGCAGCG gtttGTCCCGGCGTCTGATTCGCCTGCTGTCAGACTCTGACTCCGCCCCCACAGGTcaagaggacagacaggtgtccgAGCGGTTGTGGGTTCTTTTCCTGTCTGTGTTGGAGAGTTTCCTATCGGACCTCCGTAAAGCCAGTGATCTGATTCGACAGTTCCCTCTGGGTCAGCGCTCTGACAGACGCTCATTGGTCAACGCAG GTTGTCTCGATGGCGTGGTGGGCGTGGCTGCTCGTGTTGCTTCAGTTCAGGCCCCGTGGCTCACATTGGAGGAAGAGTCCATTCCTGATCTGACCAATCACATCACAGGACTTGAAGCCATACTAAGTGATATGCAGCTGAGG GTTCCTGTCCCGTTCTGGTCTGTGGAGGCCACTCAGCCACTATGGGTGGAAGCAGCTACTGAACTGGACGAACCGGAACACAGTCTGGAGGACCTGATGGAGGTTGAGGTCGTCTCTGATGGAAACAAGATGGCCACCTGCTGCCAACCACCATGCTGTGTTCTGGGCTGCGTTGGGTAG